In Fibrobacterota bacterium, the DNA window CAATGGTACTCGGGCCTGGTCATGCCGTTGTCCAGCAAGTATTCGTACATGTAGGCGGCCACGTCGAAGCCATAGCAGAGATCCAGCGAGAGGAAGCGCTTCTGGTTGAAATGCTCCGCGCGATCGAAAGCCGAGGGCCGTTCTGGATGGAAGTACTCGGTGGATTCGCTCTGGATGAAGATTACCTCGGGCTGCCGGCGGATGATATCGGCTTCGGCCAAAAGGTTGGCCTGGGCCAAGTGCTTGAGGGCGGTGACGAAGGCCCGGTCGGAAGTGAGGCATTCGTTCCACCATCCCCATTGCGCGGAGAATGTGGCGGTGATGAAGATTTCGTTGACGGGGGTATAGAAACGGACCCATGGATACCGGGACGCGAAGGCGGCGGCGTATTCCGAGAAGAGCCGGGGCCAATCCGGGTTTTGGAAATCGCCTACCCAGTCCGGCACGCCGAAATGGCAGAGGTCCACGATGGGAACGATCCCCAGTCGCCTTATTTCCTCGATGGCGGCATCGGTGAATCCCCAATCGTAACGGCCGGGGCCGAGATGGGCCAAATGATAGGGCGGGCCCCAACGGAGGTATTCCAAGCCCAGTTCCCGCACAAGGGCGAAATCCTCCTTAAAGCGGAGATAGTGCCCGGTTTTTTCCATTTCATCCACGCGGGCTTTTTTGCCATCCTTCGCTCGGATCGTCGGATAACTATTCTCAATTCCGGTGGCGAACATAAAGGGCCTGGACCCGGGATGGTGTTGGGGGCGATTACGTCGGGCGATTGGTTCCATGGTCGGCTTTTTCCCCGGTGCGGCTTCGCGGGGAAGCCTCATCGTTCAAAATAAACTCCCCCGGAATGGGGTGCGGATTTATCCCGGCCGCGTCCAAACCGCCGCCCGCTGTCCCTCGGCGGCCCATGCGAGTATTTTCTGATCAGCGGCCTTTTAGCCGCGCCTATCCCGGGAAGGGCGGTCCTATGATTCAGGATGGACCCCGGAACGCGCGGGAAGCCGTACTGCGCGGGTTCGCGGAGGCCACCGGGCATGAACCAGGAATATTGGTTGAATCGCCCGGTCGCGTGAACCTCATCGGGGAACATACCGATTACAACGGCGGCTGGGTGCTCCCCTTCGCGATCGACCGCCATATCGTCGTCGCGGCGGCCCATTCCGCCGGTCAGATCGGCTTGATCGCCGTCGATCGCGGCGAATCCGCGCGGTTCGCCCCGGACGATCTTCCCTCTCCCCGCCGCGGCCATTGGTCCGATTACTTGGTAGGGATGCTGGCCGAATTCCGCGCGGCCGGTTTTCCCGTGCCAGCCGCGGAATTCGCCTTCGCGGGGGACATCCCCGCGGGAGGAGGCCTTTCCAGCTCGGCGGCCTTGGCCACGGCGATGGGCCTGGCTTTGGATCGCCTGGCCGGAACGGGCCTGTCGCGCGAGACCATTGCGCTTATGGCCCAGGCAACCGAGCACCGGTACGCCGGGGTCCGTTGCGGCATCATGGACCAGTACGCGGTTCTGCTTTGCCGGAGCGGGCGCGGGATCCTCCTCGATTGCCGTACGCTGGAATGGCGCCATGTCACGATCGCTCCGGCGGGCCACCGTTTCCTGCTCTGCAATTCCATGGTGAAGCATGAGTTGTCCTCCAGCGCTTACAATGATCGGCGTCGCGAATGCGAAGAGGCCCTCGGAATTCTGCGGAGGCTTGAGCCGGAATTGCCGGATCTCCGAGGCTGCACCCGAGGGCTTTTGGAACGGAGCCGCTCTGCCTTAGGAGGGATCCGCTATCGGCGCGTGCGCCACCAAATCGAGGAGAACGCCCGGGTGCTGGCCGCCGAGGCCGCGCTCAGGTCGGGCGATCCGGCCGCTCTCGGTACTTTGCTTTCCGCTTCCCACGCTTCCCTGGCGGGGGATTTCGAGGTGTCTTCTCCGGAGCAGGACTTCTTGGTCGCGACCGCGCTGGCTTGCGACGGCGTGCGCGGCGCCCGCATGACCGGAGGCGGATTCGGAGGCAACATCATCGTCCTGGCGGCAGAAGCTTCGGCCCATGCGGCCGCGGTCAGGCTTAAGGAGGCCTACGGCAAAGCCTTCGGGATGGATCCGGAAATCATGGAGTGCGCCCCCTCGGATGGGGCACGGGTGGAGCTGGAAAACGAACCGGCGCGGATCGCCTAGCGCGTCCGCGGCCGGGCCTTTTGCCGTGGCTTTAAACCGGGATCTTATTCGCGGCCAGATGGGCCGGGCGGAGCAAGTCCACCACCGATTTGACGGGATTGAAGATATCCACGGGCGCTTCCATGAACACCGTATTCCAATGCGCCATGGACCCGTTCCACAGCCCCGGCAATTCCAAGGCCCGCAAAGCCCTGCCGTCTTTCGACTTCGTAGTGATAAATCCGGCTTTCGGATCCCGGAAACGTCGGAGGTCGTAGGGCTTCCCGCGCGGATCCAGCAAGGAGCAGACGAGATCGGTGGGATTGAAGAAGCCCGCCTGCGAGGCGATGGATCTCTGGGAGAGGGAACGGGAATCGACCTGGGGCGTTTCCACGATCTGCAAGGTTAGGGAGCCGTCGTGGCCGCGGACCCAAAACGGCCCGCCTCCCGGTTCGCCGCGGTTCTCGACCATGGCGCAGACGCGCATGGGCCTATCCAAAAGCGCCGTCAGACGATCCCGCGCCTCCGCGCGGGCGTCGCCGTTCTCGTCCCGCAATGCGTGCGGCAGGACGGTACCCAGCTTCCGGCAGAGGCGGCCGGCGGCGCGGATGCTTTCCGCATCCGGACCGGATCTTAGGGCTTCCAATTGATGGCGAACCTCCCTTTGCAGGCGTACCAACATCCCGCCCATGGCCCGGCGGAAAGAAGTATGGGGACCGCGTAGCGCATCGGGAACGATATTGTCGATGTTCTTGATGAATACCAGGTCCCCGCCGCAGCGGGCCAGGTTGTCGAGCAAAGCGCCATGGCCTCCCGGCCGCGAGACCAATCGGCCTCGTTCATCCCGGAAGGGTTCGCCGTTTTCGTCGGCAGCCAGGGTGTCGGTGGAGGGGTCCTGAAAGGAAAATCCGACCTCGAAATGGGCTTTGCCAGCGAGGGCGCGGCATGAGCGTTCCAGTTCGGCGGCGAAGGCCGGGCGCTTGTCCGTCGCGATGGTGAAATGCAGTCGGCATACGCCGCGACCATCGCGCACCAAGTCGACCGCTTCGGAGAGATGCTCGGAGAATGCGGTGCGCGAACCATCCGGGCCCATATGGAACGGGATCAAGGCTTTGGGACGATCCGCAAAACCTAGTCCCTCGGGATCAAGCAAGGCTGCCAGGATTTCATGGTAATCGCCGGTTTGGGCGAGATGATCAAGATCGTGGCCACGTTTGCGCAAGGCTTCGCGTAAGTCTCCCGCGAAGGGCGATACGTCGAGGCCTTGGAACCAGGCCAGGAATTCGATGGCGGTGGGATTCCCGTCGAGGGATTCCCTGGCCAAGGCCGCCAGATCCGGCCTGTCCGGCCTTTGCCGAACGACCTGCAAGGCCTTGAACATCCGGGTGGCCGCGCCGCTCGCCGGTACGAATTGCATGGCGCGTCCGGTGGCGGCGGCTTGGTCATATTCCCGGTTCAGGTCATGCAGTTGGCCGGCATCCTGCGAGACGATGCCATCGCCGGGGGAGCAGGCGCGATCGAGCTCGGAGAATTGTTGGCCGCGGCGGAAGGCTTCCATGTCGGCAAGGGCCTTGGCCTCGTCCATGCCGAGGCGCCGCAAGTGATCGCGGTCGCTGGGCGTGAAGGGTTCCATTTTTCCTCCGGGATCCCAGCGAAAATAATTTCCCCGGTCCCGCCGCGCCAGTCGCATGGGAGAAGGCGACACCGGCCCGTCCCTAAACAGGGGGCAAAAAAAAGGAGGCCAGATGGGCCTCCTTCACCGCGCCAAGCGCGTCTCTTCCGATTCGCTTCCGGACTATTTCTTGGTCGAGTCCGGCTTTGCCGCCGAAGGCTTGGCCGCATCGGGTTTGGGCGCGCTTCCCGTCGCTGCCGGCTTGGAATCCGCTTTAGGTTGCTTGCCCGGGGAGGATTTGCCCTTGCCGGAATCCGGGGCCACGTAGCCGCTATCGCCTTCCAGCACGGGCATCAATTTCCCGCCGCTGCGGATGTTTCGGATCATCCAATCCGCATCGTCGGAAAGGTCGCTGGAGGGGTATTGCGACAGCATCTTCTCGAAGTCGCGCACGGCCGCCGAATCGTTCTTCAGATGTTCGGCGTGGATGAATCCCACCATGAACATCGCCTTGTAATTGTTCGGGCTCTTGGGGTAGAGGTACGACAAGCGGCGGTATTCGCTCATGGCCTGCTGGTACTTCTCCTGCTCGATGTAGATCTGGGCCAACCCGAAGCAGATGGAATCCTGCAGCGCCTCGTCCTTCGGGAATTCCGTCCTCAGGCGTTGGTAAAGATCTATCGCTTGGTCCAGCTTCCGATCATAATGGAGGTTCTGGGCCTGCTTGTAGGACTCCTGCGAATTCTTGATCTTCGCGGGGAGCAGGGTGGGATCCAATATCACGACCTGGAATTCGCGCATCAGCTTTTCGGTCTGCTTCTGCGCGGACTTGGCGTAGGCCTCGTTCTTCAGGTTCTGGAATACCTCGTACTTGGACTCTTCGAAACTCAACGGAATGGTATCGCGGCGATAACGCTCCGGATTGGTCTTGTACTCGATGTCGAAATCCTTGGGATCCAAGGTGAGGAACGCGGCGATATCCTTGGTGTACTTGTGGAAATCCTTCTCGGTCGAATCCTTGGTGAAGTAGTCGCGATTGGCTTCGAAGGTCCGCTTGAGGGTGGCCGAATCCAGCCCGCCGTTGCGGGCCAGGATGGAATCCTGGTAGATCTGGGCCCAGTAGTTGATCTTGTTCTCCTCGCGCTGGGCCATGACTTTGATGTCATCGTTCAGGCCCACGGATTTGGCTTCCATCGAAGCGAGGTGCCAGGTGAGCAGGTAATCCAACAGGGCGTCGCGGGTATACCGCTCTTGCATGGAAGGCGGGATCTCCTGACGTAGGAACAGGATGTCCTTTTCGCGGATATTGCCGCCCTTCCAGGTCGCCAAGGTATCCTCGGGCTTGATGGTCGTGGTCCGCTCCGAATTCCAATCCAGCTTTACCAGGACCCGGACGCGATCGAAAGGCTTCTGCTGCTTGGGGAGCTTCTTGGTCAACCAGAACAGATGCCACTTCTTGGTGTCGGGATTCTGGATGGGCTCACGGAGCAACCCTTGCTTGAGGGTATCGAGAACCGTCCACAAGTTCGGCATTACGCCGATCCCGTCCGGCAGGCAATGGTCGCGCTTGATTATGCCGATGTAGCCCTGGGTCGGCTTGGTCCAGGAGTTCTCGTCGATTTGGGCGGCCAGTTTCTTGAATGCCTCCAAATCCTTGATGTCCTTGGCGCGCTTGTTCAGCAAATCCTTGTTCTTCGATTCGATGTGGTACACCTCATACGTCTCAGGGGAGATGTATCCGTCCTTATGCTCCTCGTAGTACTTCTGGAGTTCGGCCAGGGTGGCCGTGTCGCGCTGGCTACGCAGGACCACGCCGTATTTGGCCTTGAGGCGGGGCAGAAGGCCTTCCGTCAGCTTGGATTTATACAGGACCAGATAGTCGTCCCCGACCTGCTTGCGGATCGTTTCCAGCGGGGGGACATGGGCGGCGACGCAGCTATCCGCCTTGAGGAGCATCCAGGTGCTATCCTTCTTGATGGGCTTGGAGACGGCTCCGACTTTCAGCTTGGTCTCATCGTTGAAGAACAGGCTATCCGCATTGATCTGCCCGATATCCCACAGCACGTCGCCTTTGACCTGGCGGCCCACCTTGCCTTTGTTCGCCTTGCTGGCCTGGTGCACCGACCACTTGGCGGCGGCGGCGCCGAAATCCATGCCTCCCGCCACGGCCTTGGCCGCTTCTTCGGCGGTCTTACGGTCCTTGGCTTGTATCAGGGAGAGATCGCAGAACGCCTTTTGCTCATAACGCTTGGTATTGGCCTGGTAGAAGGAATCCAAGGGCGCTTTCGCGATCGCCATGGAATCGCCCACCCGGGGACGCTCGGCCTCGAAGGGGAGAACTTTGCCGGAATCGCCGGTGAACATCTTGGGATGCGCCTGGTAAAAGGACCTCAGTTCGTCTTCCGTGAAGCCATCGTTCTCGCCCAGGAAGGTCTGGGTATAGGTCTGGGTCACGATGCGTTCGTCGATCAGCGCCTGGCGGGCGTTGAGATCCGGATCCTTCCCGTAGCGGGACTTCAGGGCGGCCATCGACTGCAGCTTCTGGTTGAGCATGGTCTCGAACTGCTTGCGGCGCGCTTCCGGGTCCTTCTTCAATTCGGCTTGCCGGTCCGGGGGCATGGTCTTGAGCATGAAGTCGAAATCGTTCTCGGTATAGCTCGTCCCGCCGATCTTCGCCAGGACTTTGCTGCGGTCCTCCCGTTTGCCTTCGCAGGCCACTAGCGCTAATAGGGGGAGAATACACAGGATACGCTTCATAATCGTCCTTTGTGCTGTGAAAAGGGAAATCCCGAAAACCCCGGGGAGACCCCGGAACGGGCGATAAGTTAGTAAAAAGGGAAGTTCAAAACCCGCGAAGGGAGGGGGGCGAAGGCAGGGTAAAGGGTAAAGGGTACAGGGTTAAGGGTTTAGAAAATTAAAAGGAAGAACGAATAAGGGGGCCTAACGCCCCCCTATACCCTTAACCCTGTACCCTTTACCCTTCTCCGTAATTGGGACTCAACGCTTCGACAGGGAGGCGATAGCCTCTTCCACGCTTTCGTAAATATCCAACAGCGTGTTCGCCCCGATGATCTCGATGATCTCGTACACGTTATCGTTCACGTTGGCGATCTTGAAGCAACCGTTCTTTTCCTTTGCGGTCTTGCTGAAATGGAGGAGGATGCCCAGGCCCGTGCTGTTCACGTAGCGGAGGTTGCGGAAGTCGGCGACGATCTGCACGTAACCGTCCCGGATCAGCTTGGTCACTTGGTCCAGGGTCGACTCCACGTTGGTGGCGTCCAGGTCTCCCATGCACTTGATCAGTTTTCCATGCGGGACGTTTTCCAGGTCCGAGATCTGGAGTTCGATTTGGGTGTCCATGGTTAGCTATCCTCTCGCATTTTCATTATTTTCACTTCCGTACCCGCATTGTCGATGGACACGTTGATGGAGTTGCTGATCAGCTTCACGAGCGCCAGGCCGCGTCCCCGGGTTTCCCCGCCCTTGGAAGCCTCTTGGTTCGCCTCCACGGCGTACTTCAACTGGGTGGCCTTGTCCATCAATGTCTGGTTGCGAACGAGCAGCTCGAATTTGCGACGATCGATGCGCAGTTCCACGGAAATGCCGGATTGGGAAGCGTCGCCATGCTCGATGGCATTGTTGGCGATCTCGTCTACGATGGTTTCGATGCGGAAGGAATCCCGCGAGGTGTAGCCTTTTTGCCGGGCGATGCCGGCGATGAAACGGCGCACGGCAGGCACCGCCTGCAGCTTGGGAGGCAAGGTGATGGAAACCACTTGGGCCGTCTGGGTGTACTCCCAATGGTAATGGTTGTACGCCGTGTGCGTGTCCGGATAGAACTGGAAGATCTTGTCGGCGCCCATCTGGATGAGTCGCTCGCGCAAATCGTAGTTCAGGCCGACGATCACCATGTTGCCGCCCTGCTCGACCAAGCGGAGCTTGCATCCCATCAACTCCCCCAGGAAAGGGGAGGAGACGAAAGTGACGTTCTCCATCAAGGCGATGATGAAGAATTTCTTGGAGTCGATGATCTCCTGGAAGATCTTGCTGGTCGCTTCGCAGTCGCTGGCGTTCAGATCGCCTTCGAAATGCAGGAGTACGATGCGATCGTCATGGGAGCTGATCTGCTGGGTAATCCTCATACGTCGCTCTCGTAGAGGAGCTTTTCGCGCGGGGAGCGGGAATCTTCCGGATCCTTCGTCTTCACCACGTGCACCTGGGTCCGCCCGTCCTCGCCTACGTCGATCTTGATTTCGTTGGAGAGCATCTGGACGATGACCAGGCCGCGGCCTTTCTTCTTATCGCCCGTGGAAGGCTTGGGGCTGTAGACCGCGCGCTTCAGGTTCTCCAGGTTCTGGCGCGATCCGCCCTGGTCCTGCACGGAAAGGCTCATGGCCGCTTCCTCGAACTTCGCCCTTAAGGTGAGCGAGCTATGCACGTCCTGGGAGCCGTGCAGGATCCCGTTGGTGGCCAGTTCGTCCACGATGATCTCGGTGCGGAAGCAGAATTTCTTGGAGAAGCCTTCTACGCGGGCCATTTCGGCGACGAATTGGCGCAGCGGAGGGATGTATTCGAGGTCGCATGGGAACCGGACCGAGTATTCGATCGCCGTTTCGCCCTTGGGCTGTCCAGGCTGTGCGTGGCTATCCAAACATGACCCCTCTCGATGCCGGGGTATAAAGTAATACCCCGCGGGTTGATTGCAAACCGGAATTCCGGGATCCGATTTCTCGAACGAACCGCATTAGGCCTTCTTCCGCCCCAGCTCGGCGTCCATGCGATAGACCATCGCCATGATCTGGGCCACCACTTCGTACAACTCTTCGGGAATGCTTTGGCCCACTTCCACGTCCGACAAAAGTTCCGCGAGCTCTCCGTCGGGATGGATGGGGACGCCCAGATCGATCGCCTTCTTGACGAGAGCCTGGGCCAACGCGCCTTTTCCGGATGCGACCACCAGCGGGGATACGTCCTCATCCTGCCTGTACTTCAAGGCCACGGCGAGTTTCAGCTTCTGGTGGAATCCGGGATCGGCAGCGGGCATCGTCCCGATTATACCATCGGGCCGCGCAGGGAAATCAGGGCCATTAGGCGAGGCGAGGGCCGGTGGGAAGACCTGCGGGATCAGGGAGGCCGGAGGCACGGCCTTATTAGTAATTTGAGTCCGATTCGCCGCCCATCCCCGGTCGGAGCGGCTGGACCGGACCTTTATCGGACAAGGCGTAGATGGGGACTCTTAAAGCCGTTTGGTTCAACCGGTTGCGACTTTGCGGGGCCGAACGGTGACTCGCTCCCGCCGTCTCTGGCTTTGGGGTTTGGCGCTGGCCCCCGTAGTTCTCCTGTCCGCGGGGTATGTTCTGGCCCGGGCATGGCTGAACCATCATCTGCAGCGGGAGATCGCCTTCGGGGAATACCGTCTGCGAATGGTAAACCCGGCCCTGGACTGGAGCTTGGATTTCTCCGCCGACTCCATCGATCTCGCTTCACCCGGCGTGCGGGTGGGGACGGGACCAGTGACCGCGGCGGTCCGCATCTGGAATTCCATCGCCAGCATCAAGCCGAGCATCAAGATCGGGACCGACACCGTGCAGGTGGGATTGGCGGCCCGCAATCCCGATGCGCCTTCGCGAAAGCGCAATCCGAAAGCGCCACCGATTTTCCCGAACCTACGCCTCCCTTTCGAGTTTCGCGTTTCGGCCCGCCGCCTCGATCTCCGCATCGCGGGACGGGAATTGGCGGCAGTACTGGAGCCCGCCATGTTCTCGCAAGGGCCGAAGGGAATCGGTTGCGAATGGTCCGGCCTCGAATTCCCCCCGCCCCTGGCGCCGCCCCCGGCGTCGCCTCCGGACACGACCCGTTCCCCCGCGGCGACTCGGATCGGATACGCCGCGCCCGGGCACGCTTCTGCCCGTTGGTTCGGAAACCGCGTGCGATACCAAGCCCAGTTGGAGGACAGCCTGGGGGATTTCGCGCGTTGGGAAGGCGAGCGTCGCAAGTCCGATCTGCGCGATGGCCGCGACTCCCTGGAAGCCCGCTTGGGGGGATTGCGGATCCTCGCGCCTTGGTTCCGGCGCGGTCCGCCTGGCTTCCGCGATCTTTACGTGAACGGCTCGATCGGGAGCGGTGAGCATCGCACCCTTAAGGCCAAAGTGATATTCACAACGCCGCCCGTCTGGGTCATCGCGCGCCAGCGCGCGGAATTGAAATTGGAAATGGCCGATTCCTTGGGACGCATGACGTTGGCGACCCATGGACCATCGGGAGAAGTCGTGTACTTACAAGGCCGCTTCCGCGCTCCCATGTCGGATAGCGGCGGCTTGGCAGCGTTGTTGCCCCGCCTGAGCGGGGAATTCGCCGGATACAGCCGCAACGTCCGCTTCCGCATCGGCCGTTTCATCTTGCCTGGCGACGCGGAGATCCGGAAACTGCGCCTATTGCCAGGGCCCACCCTGGAGGCGCAAGTCCGTACCCGCGACAGCACGGTCGCGGAGGGCCGGCTCTTCCGCCGACCTGATTCATCCTGGGCCGTTTCCTTCGAGGGGAAACCCTCGCCCCGGGAAGCCTGGGCCCTGCGGTGGACGGACACCAATCTCGCCTATCGTTCGGCACGGGTAAAAGGCGAAGCCGGGCGCGAGGGATTGCACGTGGAGGCATGGGTCAATCAGGTCCGGGCCTATGGGTGCATCGCCGATTCCGTGTACGCCTCCCAGGCCGTCGACAAATCCGGCTACTATCTGCTCGCATCACGCATTTACGGAAAGGAGGCCGTATGGCCCGTGGAGGGGCAGGTGCTCTGGAAGCGCGTGGTCGCTCCGGGACCGGTCGGAGCCCCGGTGCCGCCAGGCGCCGCGGCCCCAATCGGAGCTACGCTGCCGGGCGGCAATGCGGTGCCGGGCGTCCGGCACCATCATCAGGTGTCGTTGGTATTCCGTACGCAACATGCACGTTACGGTGCGGCGGAATTCGCCATGCCTAGCAGAGGCGATTTGCGCGTGCGCGTGGACAATCTTTCGGCCCAGAAGCTGCCGTACGCGCGCCTTCCCCGCCTGATGGCCCTGGCCCCCGTGGTCACCGGGAGCTTCGCTTGGGATATCCATGCGCGCACGGGCCAGGTGGACGCGGATGCGGCCTTGGCCTTTGCCGGCCAGGATCTGCAGGTGCGCGCGAAATCGCGCTGGGACGCGGCGCTGCTGACGCTAAACGGTTTGGACGTCACCTTGGCGGGATCCACCGTCCGGCTCCAGGGCGCCGCGCGCATGGGCGGGCGGCAATTCTGGCAGGCGGGAAAACTGCGCCCCGGCGACATCCGTTCCCTTTCGATGGAAGCCCATCGCTTCGACGCCGCGCGGCTCGCGCCCTTCGCGGGCCC includes these proteins:
- a CDS encoding STAS domain-containing protein — its product is MDTQIELQISDLENVPHGKLIKCMGDLDATNVESTLDQVTKLIRDGYVQIVADFRNLRYVNSTGLGILLHFSKTAKEKNGCFKIANVNDNVYEIIEIIGANTLLDIYESVEEAIASLSKR
- a CDS encoding ATP-binding protein, which produces MRITQQISSHDDRIVLLHFEGDLNASDCEATSKIFQEIIDSKKFFIIALMENVTFVSSPFLGELMGCKLRLVEQGGNMVIVGLNYDLRERLIQMGADKIFQFYPDTHTAYNHYHWEYTQTAQVVSITLPPKLQAVPAVRRFIAGIARQKGYTSRDSFRIETIVDEIANNAIEHGDASQSGISVELRIDRRKFELLVRNQTLMDKATQLKYAVEANQEASKGGETRGRGLALVKLISNSINVSIDNAGTEVKIMKMREDS
- a CDS encoding DUF4301 family protein, with product MEPFTPSDRDHLRRLGMDEAKALADMEAFRRGQQFSELDRACSPGDGIVSQDAGQLHDLNREYDQAAATGRAMQFVPASGAATRMFKALQVVRQRPDRPDLAALARESLDGNPTAIEFLAWFQGLDVSPFAGDLREALRKRGHDLDHLAQTGDYHEILAALLDPEGLGFADRPKALIPFHMGPDGSRTAFSEHLSEAVDLVRDGRGVCRLHFTIATDKRPAFAAELERSCRALAGKAHFEVGFSFQDPSTDTLAADENGEPFRDERGRLVSRPGGHGALLDNLARCGGDLVFIKNIDNIVPDALRGPHTSFRRAMGGMLVRLQREVRHQLEALRSGPDAESIRAAGRLCRKLGTVLPHALRDENGDARAEARDRLTALLDRPMRVCAMVENRGEPGGGPFWVRGHDGSLTLQIVETPQVDSRSLSQRSIASQAGFFNPTDLVCSLLDPRGKPYDLRRFRDPKAGFITTKSKDGRALRALELPGLWNGSMAHWNTVFMEAPVDIFNPVKSVVDLLRPAHLAANKIPV
- a CDS encoding family 1 glycosylhydrolase, coding for MFATGIENSYPTIRAKDGKKARVDEMEKTGHYLRFKEDFALVRELGLEYLRWGPPYHLAHLGPGRYDWGFTDAAIEEIRRLGIVPIVDLCHFGVPDWVGDFQNPDWPRLFSEYAAAFASRYPWVRFYTPVNEIFITATFSAQWGWWNECLTSDRAFVTALKHLAQANLLAEADIIRRQPEVIFIQSESTEYFHPERPSAFDRAEHFNQKRFLSLDLCYGFDVAAYMYEYLLDNGMTRPEYHWFHHMGNGLKPRCIMGNDYYVTNEHLVTENGPVGASGEIFGYYVITRQYFERYHLPVMHTETNFMDSERAAAWLWKEWVNMIRLKQDGVPIVGFTWYSLVDQIDWDTALREENNRVNPLGLFDLDRKIRPVGKAYSDLVLQWKHILPMESLCLDMHPTLTPGEEAFLQQVVPGSPRAF
- a CDS encoding peptidyl-prolyl cis-trans isomerase, with the translated sequence MKRILCILPLLALVACEGKREDRSKVLAKIGGTSYTENDFDFMLKTMPPDRQAELKKDPEARRKQFETMLNQKLQSMAALKSRYGKDPDLNARQALIDERIVTQTYTQTFLGENDGFTEDELRSFYQAHPKMFTGDSGKVLPFEAERPRVGDSMAIAKAPLDSFYQANTKRYEQKAFCDLSLIQAKDRKTAEEAAKAVAGGMDFGAAAAKWSVHQASKANKGKVGRQVKGDVLWDIGQINADSLFFNDETKLKVGAVSKPIKKDSTWMLLKADSCVAAHVPPLETIRKQVGDDYLVLYKSKLTEGLLPRLKAKYGVVLRSQRDTATLAELQKYYEEHKDGYISPETYEVYHIESKNKDLLNKRAKDIKDLEAFKKLAAQIDENSWTKPTQGYIGIIKRDHCLPDGIGVMPNLWTVLDTLKQGLLREPIQNPDTKKWHLFWLTKKLPKQQKPFDRVRVLVKLDWNSERTTTIKPEDTLATWKGGNIREKDILFLRQEIPPSMQERYTRDALLDYLLTWHLASMEAKSVGLNDDIKVMAQREENKINYWAQIYQDSILARNGGLDSATLKRTFEANRDYFTKDSTEKDFHKYTKDIAAFLTLDPKDFDIEYKTNPERYRRDTIPLSFEESKYEVFQNLKNEAYAKSAQKQTEKLMREFQVVILDPTLLPAKIKNSQESYKQAQNLHYDRKLDQAIDLYQRLRTEFPKDEALQDSICFGLAQIYIEQEKYQQAMSEYRRLSYLYPKSPNNYKAMFMVGFIHAEHLKNDSAAVRDFEKMLSQYPSSDLSDDADWMIRNIRSGGKLMPVLEGDSGYVAPDSGKGKSSPGKQPKADSKPAATGSAPKPDAAKPSAAKPDSTKK
- a CDS encoding ATP-binding protein, producing MDSHAQPGQPKGETAIEYSVRFPCDLEYIPPLRQFVAEMARVEGFSKKFCFRTEIIVDELATNGILHGSQDVHSSLTLRAKFEEAAMSLSVQDQGGSRQNLENLKRAVYSPKPSTGDKKKGRGLVIVQMLSNEIKIDVGEDGRTQVHVVKTKDPEDSRSPREKLLYESDV
- a CDS encoding EscU/YscU/HrcU family type III secretion system export apparatus switch protein, with the translated sequence MPAADPGFHQKLKLAVALKYRQDEDVSPLVVASGKGALAQALVKKAIDLGVPIHPDGELAELLSDVEVGQSIPEELYEVVAQIMAMVYRMDAELGRKKA
- the galK gene encoding galactokinase translates to MIQDGPRNAREAVLRGFAEATGHEPGILVESPGRVNLIGEHTDYNGGWVLPFAIDRHIVVAAAHSAGQIGLIAVDRGESARFAPDDLPSPRRGHWSDYLVGMLAEFRAAGFPVPAAEFAFAGDIPAGGGLSSSAALATAMGLALDRLAGTGLSRETIALMAQATEHRYAGVRCGIMDQYAVLLCRSGRGILLDCRTLEWRHVTIAPAGHRFLLCNSMVKHELSSSAYNDRRRECEEALGILRRLEPELPDLRGCTRGLLERSRSALGGIRYRRVRHQIEENARVLAAEAALRSGDPAALGTLLSASHASLAGDFEVSSPEQDFLVATALACDGVRGARMTGGGFGGNIIVLAAEASAHAAAVRLKEAYGKAFGMDPEIMECAPSDGARVELENEPARIA